One genomic region from Mastacembelus armatus chromosome 21, fMasArm1.2, whole genome shotgun sequence encodes:
- the LOC113122931 gene encoding olfactory receptor 2A12-like: protein MPHCHMTLLGSFSLSGFNETVNYRVTLFSLTLLSYCIILVVNVSIILTIILDGNIHEPMYICLCNMCINELYGTAGFYPKFTSDLLSDIQVISYAGCLLQIYVIYSSAMVGYSVLALMSYDRYVAICRPLEYHSVMSLRRTAVLVSLAWFVSFCRMTVSISLTSKLKLCGSHIQKFYCDNGSVIKLACSSTTTNDIVRLIYICFDCGHVLFILGSYVQLVKSAVKSRESRRKFTQTCVPHLLSLFNVTATLLFDHMYSRYGSASVPQSVKNFMAIEFLLFPPILNPVIYGLVLTKIRGKITSLCMKAGQRFKLRLKASSV, encoded by the coding sequence TCTCTCTTTCTGGCTTCAATGAAACAGTCAACTACAGAgtcacacttttctctctcactttattAAGCTATTGTATCATTTTAGTAGTAAATGTGTCCATCATTTTAACCATAATCCTGGATGGAAACATACATGAACCaatgtacatttgtttgtgtaacaTGTGCATTAATGAACTTTATGGGACTGCAGGTTTTTACCCTAAATTCACTTCAGATCTTCTGTCTGATATTCAGGTAATATCATATGCAGGTTGTCTTTTGCAAATCTATGTTATATATTCCTCTGCAATGGTTGGCTACTCTGTTTTAGCTCTAATGTCTTATGACAGATATGTGGCCATATGTCGACCACTGGAGTATCACTCTGTTATGTCTCTGAGAAGGACTGCAGTGTTAGTCAGTTTGGCCTGGTTTGTATCTTTCTGCCGTATGACTGTGAGCATAAGTTTGACATCCAAACTGAAATTATGTGGCTCACACATTCAGAAATTCTACTGTGACAATGGGTCAGTTATTAAACTTGCTTGtagttcaacaacaacaaatgataTAGTTAGattgatttatatttgtttCGATTGTGGTCATGTCCTCTTTATTTTAGGTTCATATGTGCAGCTGGTAAAATCAGCTGTAAAAtccagagagagcaggagaaagtTTACACAGACATGTGTGCCACATTTATTAAGTTTGTTTAATGTCACAGCTACTTTGCTTTTTGATCACATGTATTCAAGGTATGGATCAGCATCTGTGCCACAGAGTGTAAAGAATTTCATGGCCATAGAATTTCTGTTATTCCCACCTATACTCAACCCTGTTATTTATGGGCTGGTCCTGACTAAAATTCGAGGTAAAATAACATCTTTATGCATGAAGGCAGGTCAAAGGTTTAAATTGAGACTCAAGGCTTCATCTGTGTAA